In a genomic window of Glycine max cultivar Williams 82 chromosome 13, Glycine_max_v4.0, whole genome shotgun sequence:
- the LOC100791140 gene encoding E3 ubiquitin-protein ligase MARCHF7 isoform X2 — protein MDNAAAELQSEAADPALLLRHQNPPEDQASPLCKYQQGSSRGLPPRPNSASAIKSTMRTLLSERSFRAKNSSQDSERTVLIVPDASPSDGPVDNKPSTSRSLSLNKFLFASSTKAGHSLPVTPTANSGVENVHGRHLGCDSDLSKVKVNQHMTRSVSVPVNIKTANLRHTDSRRLVRVISVRSLPGTSGGISADNALGSEIVNEDASEDIPEEDAVCRICLVELVEGGNTLRMECSCKGELALAHQDCAVKWFSIKGNKTCDVCKQEVQNLPVTLLKISNPQTVTRQPLNAPEPQQREVTSYRIWQDVSVLVLVSMLAYFCFLEELLVSVLGTRALAISLPFSCVLGLLSSMIASTMVSGSYMWAYACFQFAIVILFAHVFYTILNVNAILSVLLSSFTGFGIAISLNTLLMEYVRWRTRRLIQASMTQ, from the exons ATGGACAACGCAGCTGCTGAACTTCAAAGTGAGGCAGCAGATCCTGCTCTTCTTCTCCGCCATCAG AATCCTCCAGAAGACCAAGCCTCTCCTCTCTGCAAATACCAGCAAG GTTCCAGTAGAGGGCTACCCCCAAGGCCAAATTCAGCCAGTGCCATCAAGTCCACCATGAGAACTTTACTCTCTGAGAGGAGCTTTAGGGCTAAGAATTCTTCACAGGATAGTGAAAGGACTGTTCTGATTGTTCCTGATGCCTCACCATCTGATGGTCCTGTGGATAATAAGCCTTCGACTTCGCGGTCCCTTTCTCTTAACAAGTTTTTGTTCGCTTCTTCAACCAAAGCAGGACATTCGTTGCCGGTTACCCCAACTGCAAATTCAGGTGTAGAGAATGTACATGGAAGACATCTAGGGTGTGATTCTGATTTAAGT AAAGTGAAAGTAAATCAGCACATGACTCGATCTGTTTCGGTTCCAGTTAATATCAAAACTGCTAATTTAAGGCATACAGATTCTAGAAGGCTGGTTCGTGTAATTTCTGTAAGATCACTTCCAGGCACTAGTGGTGGCATTTCAGCTGACAATGCTTTGGGATCAGAGATTG TCAATGAAGATGCTTCTGAGGATATTCCGGAGGAAGATGCAGTTTGTAGGATTTGTTTGGTGGAGCTTGTGGAAGGAGGGAATACTCTTAGGATGGAATGCAGTTGTAAAGGTGAGCTTGCACTTGCTCACCAAGACTGTGCAGTAAAGTGGTTTAGTATCAAAGGAAACAAGACCTGTGATGTCTGCAAGCAGGAAGTCCAAAACCTTCCAGTAACACTCTTGAAAATTTCTAATCCCCAAACTGTTACTCGGCAGCCATTGAATGCACCAGAACCACAACAGAGAGAAGTAACTTCTTACAG GATATGGCAGGATGTATCGGTACTTGTCTTGGTCAGCATGCTTGCatacttttgttttcttgaGGAGCTACTG GTTTCAGTTTTGGGCACTCGTGCTCTTGCCATTTCATTACCTTTCTCCTGTGTTTTGGGTCTTCTTTCATCTATGATTGCTTCAACCATGG TGAGCGGGAGTTACATGTGGGCTTATGCTTGCTTCCAGTTTGCAATTGTCATCCTGTTTGCTCATGTGTTTTATACTATA CTTAATGTTAATGCCATCCTCTCAGTTCTTCTCTCCTCATTCACTGGATTTGGGATTGCAATCAGTTTGAATACTCTACTAATGGAGTATGTTAGGTGGAGAACAAGAAGACTGATTCAAGCTTCTATGACACAATAG
- the LOC100791140 gene encoding uncharacterized protein isoform X1 has translation MDNAAAELQSEAADPALLLRHQTCAGNGIGDSTSLIPESSRRPSLSSLQIPARSVENALSSFNKTDGPTLISSAGSSRGLPPRPNSASAIKSTMRTLLSERSFRAKNSSQDSERTVLIVPDASPSDGPVDNKPSTSRSLSLNKFLFASSTKAGHSLPVTPTANSGVENVHGRHLGCDSDLSKVKVNQHMTRSVSVPVNIKTANLRHTDSRRLVRVISVRSLPGTSGGISADNALGSEIVNEDASEDIPEEDAVCRICLVELVEGGNTLRMECSCKGELALAHQDCAVKWFSIKGNKTCDVCKQEVQNLPVTLLKISNPQTVTRQPLNAPEPQQREVTSYRIWQDVSVLVLVSMLAYFCFLEELLVSVLGTRALAISLPFSCVLGLLSSMIASTMVSGSYMWAYACFQFAIVILFAHVFYTILNVNAILSVLLSSFTGFGIAISLNTLLMEYVRWRTRRLIQASMTQ, from the exons ATGGACAACGCAGCTGCTGAACTTCAAAGTGAGGCAGCAGATCCTGCTCTTCTTCTCCGCCATCAG ACTTGTGCTGGAAATGGGATTGGTGACAGTACCTCCTTGATTCCAGAATCCTCCAGAAGACCAAGCCTCTCCTCTCTGCAAATACCAGCAAGGTCAGTGGAAAATGCATTATCATCTTTTAACAAGACAGATGGTCCTACATTGATATCAAGTGCAGGTTCCAGTAGAGGGCTACCCCCAAGGCCAAATTCAGCCAGTGCCATCAAGTCCACCATGAGAACTTTACTCTCTGAGAGGAGCTTTAGGGCTAAGAATTCTTCACAGGATAGTGAAAGGACTGTTCTGATTGTTCCTGATGCCTCACCATCTGATGGTCCTGTGGATAATAAGCCTTCGACTTCGCGGTCCCTTTCTCTTAACAAGTTTTTGTTCGCTTCTTCAACCAAAGCAGGACATTCGTTGCCGGTTACCCCAACTGCAAATTCAGGTGTAGAGAATGTACATGGAAGACATCTAGGGTGTGATTCTGATTTAAGT AAAGTGAAAGTAAATCAGCACATGACTCGATCTGTTTCGGTTCCAGTTAATATCAAAACTGCTAATTTAAGGCATACAGATTCTAGAAGGCTGGTTCGTGTAATTTCTGTAAGATCACTTCCAGGCACTAGTGGTGGCATTTCAGCTGACAATGCTTTGGGATCAGAGATTG TCAATGAAGATGCTTCTGAGGATATTCCGGAGGAAGATGCAGTTTGTAGGATTTGTTTGGTGGAGCTTGTGGAAGGAGGGAATACTCTTAGGATGGAATGCAGTTGTAAAGGTGAGCTTGCACTTGCTCACCAAGACTGTGCAGTAAAGTGGTTTAGTATCAAAGGAAACAAGACCTGTGATGTCTGCAAGCAGGAAGTCCAAAACCTTCCAGTAACACTCTTGAAAATTTCTAATCCCCAAACTGTTACTCGGCAGCCATTGAATGCACCAGAACCACAACAGAGAGAAGTAACTTCTTACAG GATATGGCAGGATGTATCGGTACTTGTCTTGGTCAGCATGCTTGCatacttttgttttcttgaGGAGCTACTG GTTTCAGTTTTGGGCACTCGTGCTCTTGCCATTTCATTACCTTTCTCCTGTGTTTTGGGTCTTCTTTCATCTATGATTGCTTCAACCATGG TGAGCGGGAGTTACATGTGGGCTTATGCTTGCTTCCAGTTTGCAATTGTCATCCTGTTTGCTCATGTGTTTTATACTATA CTTAATGTTAATGCCATCCTCTCAGTTCTTCTCTCCTCATTCACTGGATTTGGGATTGCAATCAGTTTGAATACTCTACTAATGGAGTATGTTAGGTGGAGAACAAGAAGACTGATTCAAGCTTCTATGACACAATAG
- the LOC100791140 gene encoding E3 ubiquitin-protein ligase MARCHF7 isoform X7, producing MDNAAAELQSEAADPALLLRHQTCAGNGIGDSTSLIPESSRRPSLSSLQIPARSVENALSSFNKTDGPTLISSAGSSRGLPPRPNSASAIKSTMRTLLSERSFRAKNSSQDSERTVLIVPDASPSDGPVDNKPSTSRSLSLNKFLFASSTKAGHSLPVTPTANSGVENVHGRHLGCDSDLSKVKVNQHMTRSVSVPVNIKTANLRHTDSRRLVRVISVRSLPGTSGGISADNALGSEIVNEDASEDIPEEDAVCRICLVELVEGGNTLRMECSCKGELALAHQDCAVKWFSIKGNKTCDVCKQEVQNLPVTLLKISNPQTVTRQPLNAPEPQQREVTSYRIWQDVSVLVLVSMLAYFCFLEELL from the exons ATGGACAACGCAGCTGCTGAACTTCAAAGTGAGGCAGCAGATCCTGCTCTTCTTCTCCGCCATCAG ACTTGTGCTGGAAATGGGATTGGTGACAGTACCTCCTTGATTCCAGAATCCTCCAGAAGACCAAGCCTCTCCTCTCTGCAAATACCAGCAAGGTCAGTGGAAAATGCATTATCATCTTTTAACAAGACAGATGGTCCTACATTGATATCAAGTGCAGGTTCCAGTAGAGGGCTACCCCCAAGGCCAAATTCAGCCAGTGCCATCAAGTCCACCATGAGAACTTTACTCTCTGAGAGGAGCTTTAGGGCTAAGAATTCTTCACAGGATAGTGAAAGGACTGTTCTGATTGTTCCTGATGCCTCACCATCTGATGGTCCTGTGGATAATAAGCCTTCGACTTCGCGGTCCCTTTCTCTTAACAAGTTTTTGTTCGCTTCTTCAACCAAAGCAGGACATTCGTTGCCGGTTACCCCAACTGCAAATTCAGGTGTAGAGAATGTACATGGAAGACATCTAGGGTGTGATTCTGATTTAAGT AAAGTGAAAGTAAATCAGCACATGACTCGATCTGTTTCGGTTCCAGTTAATATCAAAACTGCTAATTTAAGGCATACAGATTCTAGAAGGCTGGTTCGTGTAATTTCTGTAAGATCACTTCCAGGCACTAGTGGTGGCATTTCAGCTGACAATGCTTTGGGATCAGAGATTG TCAATGAAGATGCTTCTGAGGATATTCCGGAGGAAGATGCAGTTTGTAGGATTTGTTTGGTGGAGCTTGTGGAAGGAGGGAATACTCTTAGGATGGAATGCAGTTGTAAAGGTGAGCTTGCACTTGCTCACCAAGACTGTGCAGTAAAGTGGTTTAGTATCAAAGGAAACAAGACCTGTGATGTCTGCAAGCAGGAAGTCCAAAACCTTCCAGTAACACTCTTGAAAATTTCTAATCCCCAAACTGTTACTCGGCAGCCATTGAATGCACCAGAACCACAACAGAGAGAAGTAACTTCTTACAG GATATGGCAGGATGTATCGGTACTTGTCTTGGTCAGCATGCTTGCatacttttgttttcttgaGGAGCTACTG TGA
- the LOC106795566 gene encoding uncharacterized protein: MSGPSGLKLTLAKLVASFLLSGSYIDAKNFVKNYSVCQQNKYLPQKKSGLLQPFSIPNRVWEELTEDFVTRPPSFGHTMVWFVCDRLNKSVHLIGLPSKFASPDLASCFSIKIWHLHGIPKTITFDWDSIFLSFFWQKLAKRYFDPYEVFHRYI, from the coding sequence ATGTCAGGGCCTTCTGGCCTGAAACTCACTTTGGCAAAACTAGTTGCTTCATTTTTATTGTCTGGTTCATACATTGATGCCAAAAACTTTGTCAAAAATTACTCAGTTTGCCAACAAAATAAGTACCTACCACAAAAGAAATCGGGATTACTACAACCTTTTTCTATTCCAAATAGAGTATGGGAAGAACTGACAGAGGATTTTGTCACTCGCCCTCCTTCTTTTGGACACACGATGGTGTGGTTTGTTTGTGATAGGCTCAACAAGTCAGTGCATCTTATCGGCCTTCCTTCCAAGTTTGCTTCCCCTGACTTGGCTTCCTGtttttcaataaagatttgGCATCTCCATGGTATACCAAAAACCATCACCTTTGACTGGGATTCCATCTTTCTCAGTTTCTTTTGGCAAAAGCTTGCCAAGCGGTACTTTGACCCTTATGAGGTGTTTCATCGTTACATATGA
- the LOC100791140 gene encoding E3 ubiquitin-protein ligase MARCHF7 isoform X4, with the protein MDNAAAELQSEAADPALLLRHQTCAGNGIGDSTSLIPESSRRPSLSSLQIPARSVENALSSFNKTDGPTLISSAGSSRGLPPRPNSASAIKSTMRTLLSERSFRAKNSSQDSERTVLIVPDASPSDGPVDNKPSTSRSLSLNKFLFASSTKAGHSLPVTPTANSGVENVHGRHLGCDSDLSKVKVNQHMTRSVSVPVNIKTANLRHTDSRRLVRVISVRSLPGTSGGISADNALGSEIVNEDASEDIPEEDAVCRICLVELVEGGNTLRMECSCKGELALAHQDCAVKWFSIKGNKTCDVCKQEVQNLPVTLLKISNPQTVTRQPLNAPEPQQREVTSYRIWQDVSVLVLVSMLAYFCFLEELLRTRFQFWALVLLPFHYLSPVFWVFFHL; encoded by the exons ATGGACAACGCAGCTGCTGAACTTCAAAGTGAGGCAGCAGATCCTGCTCTTCTTCTCCGCCATCAG ACTTGTGCTGGAAATGGGATTGGTGACAGTACCTCCTTGATTCCAGAATCCTCCAGAAGACCAAGCCTCTCCTCTCTGCAAATACCAGCAAGGTCAGTGGAAAATGCATTATCATCTTTTAACAAGACAGATGGTCCTACATTGATATCAAGTGCAGGTTCCAGTAGAGGGCTACCCCCAAGGCCAAATTCAGCCAGTGCCATCAAGTCCACCATGAGAACTTTACTCTCTGAGAGGAGCTTTAGGGCTAAGAATTCTTCACAGGATAGTGAAAGGACTGTTCTGATTGTTCCTGATGCCTCACCATCTGATGGTCCTGTGGATAATAAGCCTTCGACTTCGCGGTCCCTTTCTCTTAACAAGTTTTTGTTCGCTTCTTCAACCAAAGCAGGACATTCGTTGCCGGTTACCCCAACTGCAAATTCAGGTGTAGAGAATGTACATGGAAGACATCTAGGGTGTGATTCTGATTTAAGT AAAGTGAAAGTAAATCAGCACATGACTCGATCTGTTTCGGTTCCAGTTAATATCAAAACTGCTAATTTAAGGCATACAGATTCTAGAAGGCTGGTTCGTGTAATTTCTGTAAGATCACTTCCAGGCACTAGTGGTGGCATTTCAGCTGACAATGCTTTGGGATCAGAGATTG TCAATGAAGATGCTTCTGAGGATATTCCGGAGGAAGATGCAGTTTGTAGGATTTGTTTGGTGGAGCTTGTGGAAGGAGGGAATACTCTTAGGATGGAATGCAGTTGTAAAGGTGAGCTTGCACTTGCTCACCAAGACTGTGCAGTAAAGTGGTTTAGTATCAAAGGAAACAAGACCTGTGATGTCTGCAAGCAGGAAGTCCAAAACCTTCCAGTAACACTCTTGAAAATTTCTAATCCCCAAACTGTTACTCGGCAGCCATTGAATGCACCAGAACCACAACAGAGAGAAGTAACTTCTTACAG GATATGGCAGGATGTATCGGTACTTGTCTTGGTCAGCATGCTTGCatacttttgttttcttgaGGAGCTACTG CGTACCAGGTTTCAGTTTTGGGCACTCGTGCTCTTGCCATTTCATTACCTTTCTCCTGTGTTTTGGGTCTTCTTTCATCTATGA
- the LOC100791140 gene encoding uncharacterized protein isoform X6 yields MRTLLSERSFRAKNSSQDSERTVLIVPDASPSDGPVDNKPSTSRSLSLNKFLFASSTKAGHSLPVTPTANSGVENVHGRHLGCDSDLSKVKVNQHMTRSVSVPVNIKTANLRHTDSRRLVRVISVRSLPGTSGGISADNALGSEIVNEDASEDIPEEDAVCRICLVELVEGGNTLRMECSCKGELALAHQDCAVKWFSIKGNKTCDVCKQEVQNLPVTLLKISNPQTVTRQPLNAPEPQQREVTSYRIWQDVSVLVLVSMLAYFCFLEELLVSVLGTRALAISLPFSCVLGLLSSMIASTMVSGSYMWAYACFQFAIVILFAHVFYTILNVNAILSVLLSSFTGFGIAISLNTLLMEYVRWRTRRLIQASMTQ; encoded by the exons ATGAGAACTTTACTCTCTGAGAGGAGCTTTAGGGCTAAGAATTCTTCACAGGATAGTGAAAGGACTGTTCTGATTGTTCCTGATGCCTCACCATCTGATGGTCCTGTGGATAATAAGCCTTCGACTTCGCGGTCCCTTTCTCTTAACAAGTTTTTGTTCGCTTCTTCAACCAAAGCAGGACATTCGTTGCCGGTTACCCCAACTGCAAATTCAGGTGTAGAGAATGTACATGGAAGACATCTAGGGTGTGATTCTGATTTAAGT AAAGTGAAAGTAAATCAGCACATGACTCGATCTGTTTCGGTTCCAGTTAATATCAAAACTGCTAATTTAAGGCATACAGATTCTAGAAGGCTGGTTCGTGTAATTTCTGTAAGATCACTTCCAGGCACTAGTGGTGGCATTTCAGCTGACAATGCTTTGGGATCAGAGATTG TCAATGAAGATGCTTCTGAGGATATTCCGGAGGAAGATGCAGTTTGTAGGATTTGTTTGGTGGAGCTTGTGGAAGGAGGGAATACTCTTAGGATGGAATGCAGTTGTAAAGGTGAGCTTGCACTTGCTCACCAAGACTGTGCAGTAAAGTGGTTTAGTATCAAAGGAAACAAGACCTGTGATGTCTGCAAGCAGGAAGTCCAAAACCTTCCAGTAACACTCTTGAAAATTTCTAATCCCCAAACTGTTACTCGGCAGCCATTGAATGCACCAGAACCACAACAGAGAGAAGTAACTTCTTACAG GATATGGCAGGATGTATCGGTACTTGTCTTGGTCAGCATGCTTGCatacttttgttttcttgaGGAGCTACTG GTTTCAGTTTTGGGCACTCGTGCTCTTGCCATTTCATTACCTTTCTCCTGTGTTTTGGGTCTTCTTTCATCTATGATTGCTTCAACCATGG TGAGCGGGAGTTACATGTGGGCTTATGCTTGCTTCCAGTTTGCAATTGTCATCCTGTTTGCTCATGTGTTTTATACTATA CTTAATGTTAATGCCATCCTCTCAGTTCTTCTCTCCTCATTCACTGGATTTGGGATTGCAATCAGTTTGAATACTCTACTAATGGAGTATGTTAGGTGGAGAACAAGAAGACTGATTCAAGCTTCTATGACACAATAG
- the LOC100791140 gene encoding E3 ubiquitin-protein ligase MARCHF7 isoform X5: protein MDNAAAELQSEAADPALLLRHQTCAGNGIGDSTSLIPESSRRPSLSSLQIPARSVENALSSFNKTDGPTLISSAGSSRGLPPRPNSASAIKSTMRTLLSERSFRAKNSSQDSERTVLIVPDASPSDGPVDNKPSTSRSLSLNKFLFASSTKAGHSLPVTPTANSGVENVHGRHLGCDSDLSKVKVNQHMTRSVSVPVNIKTANLRHTDSRRLVRVISVRSLPGTSGGISADNALGSEIVNEDASEDIPEEDAVCRICLVELVEGGNTLRMECSCKGELALAHQDCAVKWFSIKGNKTCDVCKQEVQNLPVTLLKISNPQTVTRQPLNAPEPQQREVTSYRIWQDVSVLVLVSMLAYFCFLEELLGLNDRCLLRDWNGGLL, encoded by the exons ATGGACAACGCAGCTGCTGAACTTCAAAGTGAGGCAGCAGATCCTGCTCTTCTTCTCCGCCATCAG ACTTGTGCTGGAAATGGGATTGGTGACAGTACCTCCTTGATTCCAGAATCCTCCAGAAGACCAAGCCTCTCCTCTCTGCAAATACCAGCAAGGTCAGTGGAAAATGCATTATCATCTTTTAACAAGACAGATGGTCCTACATTGATATCAAGTGCAGGTTCCAGTAGAGGGCTACCCCCAAGGCCAAATTCAGCCAGTGCCATCAAGTCCACCATGAGAACTTTACTCTCTGAGAGGAGCTTTAGGGCTAAGAATTCTTCACAGGATAGTGAAAGGACTGTTCTGATTGTTCCTGATGCCTCACCATCTGATGGTCCTGTGGATAATAAGCCTTCGACTTCGCGGTCCCTTTCTCTTAACAAGTTTTTGTTCGCTTCTTCAACCAAAGCAGGACATTCGTTGCCGGTTACCCCAACTGCAAATTCAGGTGTAGAGAATGTACATGGAAGACATCTAGGGTGTGATTCTGATTTAAGT AAAGTGAAAGTAAATCAGCACATGACTCGATCTGTTTCGGTTCCAGTTAATATCAAAACTGCTAATTTAAGGCATACAGATTCTAGAAGGCTGGTTCGTGTAATTTCTGTAAGATCACTTCCAGGCACTAGTGGTGGCATTTCAGCTGACAATGCTTTGGGATCAGAGATTG TCAATGAAGATGCTTCTGAGGATATTCCGGAGGAAGATGCAGTTTGTAGGATTTGTTTGGTGGAGCTTGTGGAAGGAGGGAATACTCTTAGGATGGAATGCAGTTGTAAAGGTGAGCTTGCACTTGCTCACCAAGACTGTGCAGTAAAGTGGTTTAGTATCAAAGGAAACAAGACCTGTGATGTCTGCAAGCAGGAAGTCCAAAACCTTCCAGTAACACTCTTGAAAATTTCTAATCCCCAAACTGTTACTCGGCAGCCATTGAATGCACCAGAACCACAACAGAGAGAAGTAACTTCTTACAG GATATGGCAGGATGTATCGGTACTTGTCTTGGTCAGCATGCTTGCatacttttgttttcttgaGGAGCTACTG GGATTAAATGACCGGTGCTTACTCAGGGACTGGAATGGGGGTTTACTCTAA
- the LOC100791140 gene encoding E3 ubiquitin-protein ligase MARCHF7 isoform X3 has product MDNAAAELQSEAADPALLLRHQTCAGNGIGDSTSLIPESSRRPSLSSLQIPARSVENALSSFNKTDGPTLISSAGSSRGLPPRPNSASAIKSTMRTLLSERSFRAKNSSQDSERTVLIVPDASPSDGPVDNKPSTSRSLSLNKFLFASSTKAGHSLPVTPTANSGVENVHGRHLGCDSDLSKVKVNQHMTRSVSVPVNIKTANLRHTDSRRLVRVISVRSLPGTSGGISADNALGSEIVNEDASEDIPEEDAVCRICLVELVEGGNTLRMECSCKGELALAHQDCAVKWFSIKGNKTCDVCKQEVQNLPVTLLKISNPQTVTRQPLNAPEPQQREVTSYRIWQDVSVLVLVSMLAYFCFLEELLLNVNAILSVLLSSFTGFGIAISLNTLLMEYVRWRTRRLIQASMTQ; this is encoded by the exons ATGGACAACGCAGCTGCTGAACTTCAAAGTGAGGCAGCAGATCCTGCTCTTCTTCTCCGCCATCAG ACTTGTGCTGGAAATGGGATTGGTGACAGTACCTCCTTGATTCCAGAATCCTCCAGAAGACCAAGCCTCTCCTCTCTGCAAATACCAGCAAGGTCAGTGGAAAATGCATTATCATCTTTTAACAAGACAGATGGTCCTACATTGATATCAAGTGCAGGTTCCAGTAGAGGGCTACCCCCAAGGCCAAATTCAGCCAGTGCCATCAAGTCCACCATGAGAACTTTACTCTCTGAGAGGAGCTTTAGGGCTAAGAATTCTTCACAGGATAGTGAAAGGACTGTTCTGATTGTTCCTGATGCCTCACCATCTGATGGTCCTGTGGATAATAAGCCTTCGACTTCGCGGTCCCTTTCTCTTAACAAGTTTTTGTTCGCTTCTTCAACCAAAGCAGGACATTCGTTGCCGGTTACCCCAACTGCAAATTCAGGTGTAGAGAATGTACATGGAAGACATCTAGGGTGTGATTCTGATTTAAGT AAAGTGAAAGTAAATCAGCACATGACTCGATCTGTTTCGGTTCCAGTTAATATCAAAACTGCTAATTTAAGGCATACAGATTCTAGAAGGCTGGTTCGTGTAATTTCTGTAAGATCACTTCCAGGCACTAGTGGTGGCATTTCAGCTGACAATGCTTTGGGATCAGAGATTG TCAATGAAGATGCTTCTGAGGATATTCCGGAGGAAGATGCAGTTTGTAGGATTTGTTTGGTGGAGCTTGTGGAAGGAGGGAATACTCTTAGGATGGAATGCAGTTGTAAAGGTGAGCTTGCACTTGCTCACCAAGACTGTGCAGTAAAGTGGTTTAGTATCAAAGGAAACAAGACCTGTGATGTCTGCAAGCAGGAAGTCCAAAACCTTCCAGTAACACTCTTGAAAATTTCTAATCCCCAAACTGTTACTCGGCAGCCATTGAATGCACCAGAACCACAACAGAGAGAAGTAACTTCTTACAG GATATGGCAGGATGTATCGGTACTTGTCTTGGTCAGCATGCTTGCatacttttgttttcttgaGGAGCTACTG CTTAATGTTAATGCCATCCTCTCAGTTCTTCTCTCCTCATTCACTGGATTTGGGATTGCAATCAGTTTGAATACTCTACTAATGGAGTATGTTAGGTGGAGAACAAGAAGACTGATTCAAGCTTCTATGACACAATAG